In one window of Fimbriimonadia bacterium DNA:
- a CDS encoding glutamate mutase L, producing the protein MSDNEVQTIIATDCGSTTTKAILIEKKGDEYRLIVRGEAPTTVEAPFEDVTVGVQNAVSEVEELSGKKFLDETGKVVAYIHRGQRTGTRKDENFADLYLSTSSAGGGLQMTVAGLVRTMSAESAERAALGAGAIIMDVVAVDDGRKEHERVERLRMLRPDMVLLSGGTDGGNVDQLNNIAETIFAADAKPRFGGMKLPVIFAGNKDARETIKETLGSKIDTRIVENLRPSLDREQLGPARDAIHELFLEHVMQQAPGYSKLSEWVSEDIMATPNAVFEIMRTIARQRGMDILGVDIGGATTDTFSVFGGTANRTVSANLGMSYSICNVLAETGVANIQRWVPFEIDPFEVRNRMRNKMIRPTTIPQSYHDLLLEQAVAREALRLAFEHHKLLARGLKGVQQQRGIGEAFEQTETGMTLVDMFALGMIIGSGGVLSHAPRRAQSALMMMDAYQPQGITMLAVDSIFMMPQLGVLSKILPDAADQVFDRDCLVRLGDCIAPVGTAKRGEPCVTVAIGGTEHKVAFGDILVIPLAERETVEAEIRPARGFDLGEGKGKSVRRVLNGGVVGIMIDARGRPLKLPENNAERVTRLKEWLAAFGLPEP; encoded by the coding sequence ATGTCCGACAACGAAGTCCAGACCATCATCGCAACGGATTGCGGCAGCACCACCACCAAGGCCATCCTCATCGAGAAAAAGGGAGACGAGTACCGGCTTATTGTCCGTGGCGAGGCTCCGACCACCGTAGAAGCGCCGTTCGAGGACGTCACCGTGGGGGTACAGAACGCTGTGAGCGAAGTGGAGGAGCTCTCTGGCAAGAAGTTCCTCGACGAGACCGGCAAGGTCGTCGCGTACATTCACCGGGGCCAAAGGACCGGGACTCGCAAGGACGAGAACTTCGCCGACCTCTATCTATCCACGTCGAGTGCCGGGGGCGGCCTTCAGATGACCGTTGCGGGCCTCGTGCGTACGATGAGCGCCGAGAGCGCAGAGCGTGCCGCGCTCGGTGCCGGAGCCATCATCATGGACGTGGTAGCGGTGGACGATGGCCGAAAGGAGCACGAGCGCGTCGAGCGACTGCGAATGCTTCGGCCCGACATGGTACTCCTGTCAGGGGGTACCGATGGCGGGAACGTAGATCAGCTCAACAATATCGCCGAGACTATCTTCGCTGCGGATGCGAAGCCGCGGTTCGGCGGCATGAAGCTGCCCGTCATATTCGCGGGCAACAAGGATGCACGCGAGACCATCAAGGAGACTCTCGGCAGCAAGATCGACACCCGGATCGTGGAGAATCTTCGACCGAGCCTCGACAGAGAGCAGCTCGGACCAGCCCGCGATGCCATCCACGAGCTGTTCCTGGAGCACGTGATGCAACAGGCACCGGGCTACTCCAAGCTGTCCGAGTGGGTCAGCGAGGACATCATGGCGACCCCCAACGCAGTGTTCGAGATCATGCGTACCATCGCACGTCAGAGGGGCATGGACATACTCGGCGTGGACATCGGCGGGGCCACCACCGACACCTTCTCCGTCTTCGGTGGCACGGCCAACCGCACGGTGTCTGCCAACCTCGGAATGAGCTACTCGATCTGCAACGTGCTAGCGGAAACTGGCGTAGCCAACATCCAGCGCTGGGTGCCTTTCGAGATCGATCCGTTCGAAGTGCGCAATCGGATGCGCAACAAGATGATCCGACCTACCACGATCCCGCAGTCCTACCATGACCTGTTGCTGGAGCAGGCGGTGGCGCGCGAGGCGCTTCGACTGGCATTCGAGCACCACAAGCTGCTGGCACGCGGACTAAAGGGTGTTCAGCAACAGAGAGGCATCGGCGAGGCGTTCGAACAGACAGAGACGGGCATGACGCTCGTAGACATGTTCGCGCTGGGCATGATCATCGGTTCTGGCGGCGTACTGAGCCATGCGCCGAGGCGCGCTCAAAGCGCACTGATGATGATGGATGCCTATCAGCCGCAAGGGATCACGATGTTGGCAGTCGACTCCATCTTCATGATGCCGCAGCTAGGCGTGTTGTCGAAGATTCTGCCGGATGCCGCTGATCAAGTGTTCGATCGGGACTGCCTGGTCAGGCTCGGTGATTGTATCGCGCCGGTCGGAACTGCGAAGAGGGGTGAGCCGTGCGTAACGGTCGCGATTGGTGGAACCGAGCACAAGGTGGCCTTCGGCGACATTCTCGTCATCCCCTTGGCGGAGCGCGAGACGGTGGAGGCAGAGATCCGGCCAGCCCGGGGGTTCGACCTGGGTGAAGGGAAGGGCAAGTCGGTCCGGCGGGTGCTGAACGGTGGCGTGGTCGGCATCATGATCGACGCTCGAGGGCGTCCGCTGAAACTACCGGAAAACAACGCGGAGCGGGTCACACGCCTGAAGGAGTGGCTGGCGGCGTTCGGTCTTCCAGAACCTTAG